The following are encoded in a window of Oncorhynchus mykiss isolate Arlee chromosome 11, USDA_OmykA_1.1, whole genome shotgun sequence genomic DNA:
- the gdap1 gene encoding ganglioside-induced differentiation-associated protein 1 isoform X1 has protein sequence MAAENSAEFQDDKEILINKGDVQEVQQKSGTVTESTTAKPSKMTLYHWTQSFSSQKVRLAIAEKGLICEEYDVSLPLSEHNEPWFMRLNPAGEVPVLVHNDNVITDPVQIMDYLDQNFRDEGTAKLIPEEGSMYYHRVQHYRELLDSLQMDAYTHGSILHPEITVDSHIPAYATTRIRAQIGNTESELKKLAEENPELKEAYMAKTRRLKHKLFDHDNMKYLKKILDELEKVLDQVETELQRRAEETPEEGSSQSWLCGEFFSMADVSLAVTLHRLKFLGLSRRYWGNGDRGNLEAYYERVLERPSFRRVLGHVNNILISAVLPAAFRVAKQHVPAFVGTTLLIGILGGATYLAFLYLKTRMLITRW, from the exons ATGGCGGCGGAAAACAGCGCCGAATTTCAGGATGATAAAGAAATCCTCATCAACAAGGGTGATGTTCAAGAGGTACAACAAAAGAGCGGAACTGTCACAGAAAGTACGACTGCCAAACCATCCAAAATGACACTGTATCATTGGACGCAGTCCTTCAGTTCGCAGAAG GTGCGTCTGGCCATAGCAGAGAAGGGACTGATCTGTGAGGAGTATGATGTCAGTCTGCCTCTTAGTGAACACAACGAGCCCTGGTTCATGAGACTGAACCCGGCAGGAGAGGTACCAGTCCTCGTCCACAATGACAACGTCATCACAGACCCTGTTCAGATCATGGACTATCTAGACCAGAACTTCAGAGATG AGGGAACTGCTAAGCTGATCCCCGAGGAAGGCAGTATGTACTACCACAGAGTCCAGCACTACAGAGAACTACTGGACTCTCTACAGATGGACGCCTATACACACGGCTCCATACTCCACCCAGAGATCACCGTGGACTCACACATCCCAGCCTACGCCACCACACGTATACGAG CACAGATTGGGAACACAGAGTCGGAGCTGAAGAAGCTAGCGGAGGAAAACCCAGAGCTAAAAGAGGCCTATATGGCTAAAACGAGGCGTTTAAAG CACAAGCTGTTTGACCATGACAACATGAAGTATCTGAAGAAGATTCTGGATGAGTTGGAGAAAGTTCTGGACCAGGTtgagacagagctacagaggagagcagaggagacacCAG AGGAGGGCAGTAGTCAGTCGTGGCTGTGTGGAGAGTTCTTCAGCATGGCCGACGTCTCCCTGGCTGTCACCCTGCACCGCCTCAAGTTCCTGGGGCTTTCCCGCCGTTACTGGGGCAACGGGGACCGCGGCAACCTGGAGGCCTACTATGAGCGTGTGCTGGAGCGCCCGTCCTTCCGGAGGGTTCTGGGACACGTAAACAACATCCTGATCTCGGCCGTGCTACCCGCCGCGTTCCGGGTGGCGAAGCAACACGTGCCGGCGTTCGTTGGCACCACGCTGCTCATAGGCATCCTGGGAGGAGCCACGTACCTGGCCTTCCTTTACCTGAAGACCAGGATGTTAAttaccaggtggtag
- the gdap1 gene encoding ganglioside-induced differentiation-associated protein 1 isoform X2, whose protein sequence is MYYHRVQHYRELLDSLQMDAYTHGSILHPEITVDSHIPAYATTRIRAQIGNTESELKKLAEENPELKEAYMAKTRRLKHKLFDHDNMKYLKKILDELEKVLDQVETELQRRAEETPEEGSSQSWLCGEFFSMADVSLAVTLHRLKFLGLSRRYWGNGDRGNLEAYYERVLERPSFRRVLGHVNNILISAVLPAAFRVAKQHVPAFVGTTLLIGILGGATYLAFLYLKTRMLITRW, encoded by the exons ATGTACTACCACAGAGTCCAGCACTACAGAGAACTACTGGACTCTCTACAGATGGACGCCTATACACACGGCTCCATACTCCACCCAGAGATCACCGTGGACTCACACATCCCAGCCTACGCCACCACACGTATACGAG CACAGATTGGGAACACAGAGTCGGAGCTGAAGAAGCTAGCGGAGGAAAACCCAGAGCTAAAAGAGGCCTATATGGCTAAAACGAGGCGTTTAAAG CACAAGCTGTTTGACCATGACAACATGAAGTATCTGAAGAAGATTCTGGATGAGTTGGAGAAAGTTCTGGACCAGGTtgagacagagctacagaggagagcagaggagacacCAG AGGAGGGCAGTAGTCAGTCGTGGCTGTGTGGAGAGTTCTTCAGCATGGCCGACGTCTCCCTGGCTGTCACCCTGCACCGCCTCAAGTTCCTGGGGCTTTCCCGCCGTTACTGGGGCAACGGGGACCGCGGCAACCTGGAGGCCTACTATGAGCGTGTGCTGGAGCGCCCGTCCTTCCGGAGGGTTCTGGGACACGTAAACAACATCCTGATCTCGGCCGTGCTACCCGCCGCGTTCCGGGTGGCGAAGCAACACGTGCCGGCGTTCGTTGGCACCACGCTGCTCATAGGCATCCTGGGAGGAGCCACGTACCTGGCCTTCCTTTACCTGAAGACCAGGATGTTAAttaccaggtggtag